A region of the candidate division WOR-3 bacterium genome:
CACTAAGAGGTGACGGGATAGAAGAACTGAAGCAGGCACTGGTCGCAGCCCTACCAGAAGGGGAACCTTTCTATCCGCCGGATATGGTCTCGGAGCGACCAGAACGGTTCTTCGTCGCTGAGTTCATACGCGAGTCCATTTTCAATCGGTATGGGGCGGAGGTGCCGTACGCTACGACCGTAGTTGTGGACGAGTTCACAGAGCGGCCGGGTCGTAAGGATTACATCAGGGCGACGATCTATGTCGAGCGCGACACTCAGAAGGCGATTGTTATCGGCCGAGACGGTGCGGCACTCAGGCAGGTTGGTTCGTCCGCTCGGCGCAGAATTGAGCAGTTCCTAGGCCGGGCGGTATACCTCGAGCTGTGGGTCAAGGTCGCCGAGGCTTGGCGCCGGAATGAGACCTTCATCCGGCGGAACATTTACCCGCGTTGAGCCTTCGGCGCGGTACAGAATTCGTGCGCGCGAAACCAACTTTGTGACAAAGACTGCTGGAGTGCGAAACGGCGCTGCTCGATGTCTGATGTCGAAGAAAACTGGCCAGGCTATCTTCGGTGGCGCAGCCCCGGCATGCGGCCGGATGAAAGCCGGCGGGCGAGGAGACGGGAAGCCTCGAATTCTTTGAGCAGGCGGTTTACTTCAGCGACCGTGGTGCCGCTGCCTTCGGCAATGCGACGTCGGCGCGAGCCGTCTATTATGTCCGGATTCTGGCGTTCGGCCGGAGTCATGGACTGAATCATTGCCTCGACTTTCACGAGTTCGCTCTCGTCCACGTTCAGGCTGCCGGCACCGGGGATCATTGCAATCAGCTTTGACATGCTACCCATTTTCCTCATGTTACGAAGCTGATTGAGAAAATCGTCCAAGTCGAATTTGCCTTTGAGAAATTTTTCTGCAGTCTTGGCCTGATCCGGCGGTGAACTCGTGGTCTGCATTTTCTCGACCAGAGTCTTGATGTCGCCGAGCCCCAGAATGCGGGAGGCGATGCGGTCAGGGTGGAATTCTTCAAGGTCGGTGAGTTTCTCGCCCGTACCGATGAAGAGCACCGGCAGTCCTGTTGTGTGGCGGACTGAGACAACTGCCCCCCCGCGCGTATCGCCGTCAAGTTTGGTGATGCAACAGCCGGTCAAACGCAATCTCTGATGGAAGGCCTCGGCTTGATTGACCGCATCCTGGCCGGTCATGCCATCAAGTACAAGCAGGGTAACGTGCGGTCTTGCCCGATCCTGTATGGCGGAAAGTTCGGTCATCAGTTCGTCGTCGATGTGAAGTCTGCCCGCGGTGTCGAATATGACCAGGTTGTTGCCCCGGCTTTTTGCCTGGTCGAGGCCGGCCAGGCAGGTCGCGATCACGTCATTATTGACCGGGAGAAAATCGCATCCCGCTTGTTCTGATACGAGTCGTAGCTGTTCGGCAGCTGCCGGGCGTTTAGGGTCGCAGGCGACGAGCAGCGGGCGGTGACTTGCGAACCGACGGGCGAGCTTTCCAGCCAGGGTAGTCTTACCCGTGCCTTGCAGACCGACTAAGCAGATTACCGAAGGCGAAGCGGAAAGATCAAGTCTCGTGGGTCGACTGCCGAGTAGTCGTGTGAGCTCGGTGTGGAGGGTGTAATTGATGACTTCGCCGGGTTTTAGTACCCTTTCGATGTTCCTCTCCCTTAGAGCGGTTTCTACCGAGCGGATGAAGGCGCCGACGACCCGATAGTTCACGTCGGCTTCAAGTAGCACGGTGCGGACTTCGCGCAGCGCATCCGTGATTTCCTTGGAGCTGAGGCGACCGTAGCCTAGGAGTCTGCGCTGGAGCTTGGTGAAGCGGTCGCTTAGAACTTCGAACATGGCAGAGGTGGAATCAAGAAATCGATGATCCCCGTGCTAGGGTGAGTAGCACTTCAACGACTGCACCACGGTTTCGTAGTCGTCTGAACGGAAGATTGCACTGCCTGCGATGAGCCAGTCTGCGCCGGCTTTTGCCACCTGCCGACAGTTTGAGGGATTCACCCCGCCATCAACCGAGATGAGGGCCTGGGATCCGGTGGCGCTGAGAAGCGACCTGAGGGTCCGGACGCGGTCGAGGGCGGTCGGGATAAATTCCTGGCCGCCCCGACCAGGGAATACGCTCATTACGAGAATGTCCTCGACTTGGTTGAGAAATGGTCTGAGTGCTTCGAGCGGAGTGTCGGGATTCAGTGAGATACTTGCTTTCTTGCCTGCCTGGTGAATTAGAGCAAGGTCCTCACTGACGTGTGCTGAGGTCTCGATGTGAAAGCCGACCATATCCGAATACGCAAGAAACCACGGAATCATTCTTCCAGGTTCACGTACCATTAGGTGAGTGTGGACCGGGATGCGCACCGCCTGACGGACAGCAGCAGCAAGCGGAACGCCAAAACTCAGATTGGGTACGAAATGGCCGTCCATCACGTCAAGGTGAATCGCATCAGCTCCGGCTCGGACAACGGCATTTAGCTCACTGCCTAATTCCAGCAGGTTGCTGTCGAGTATTGATACCGAAAGTTTCACGGTGTCGAATCTTGGGCTGGTGCTGCGACGATGAGCCGAGCGGTGTCGCCGTCGCGGACCGGCATACCTTCTTCCGGGTACTGAACAAGGACAATGCCAGCTGGTTCCCCGCTCGGTGCATGTCGGACCTCACCAAGTATGAGTCCTTGTGAGGCAAGGATGCCGGACGCAGTCTCAAGGTTTACACCGAGCAGGTTTGGCATCGGAAAACTGCCGACTGGTGCGGACACCGCGATGACGACCGGGGTAAGACGTTCTGCTTCGGTCCCGGCTGAAGGCCGTATGGCGACTACCCGCCCCAATGGCAGGCTCGGCGTACGCAGGGATTCGACTTCGCCGACTAACAGCCCGGCTGTACTGAGTTCCGCCTGCGCTTGGTCAAGACTCATACCAACAACATCCGGGACCGTTACTCGATCTGGCCCACGACTTACATCAAGTTGGATTGCTCGGCCGGGCTTGGAAAACCGGCCTCCAGGCGGGTACTGGGCAACGACCCGGTCTGTGGGTACTGCGGGATCTGACACGGTTCGGACTTCGCCGAGCCGGAAGCCAGATTGTGTGATTGTCTGGATTGCGGCCGCCCTGTCCATACCGACTACGTTCGGGACCATGGCCTCCTGATGATATCTGGTGACAATTGGCATCACGACATAGTTGACAAGAAGGAGGAGACCGACAGCAGTAACTGGAACGCCTACAAGAAGCCAGAGAAGTAGAGTAGGCCATCGGCGCCGCTTTCTCCGACTGCTCATTGTTCAGTGCGTGGTCTGTCTAGTGCGTGCCAAGGCCATCAGGATTCATTTGCACTCTACGTCCCGGCTTTCGAAACGTTCGCCTGGTACCGGGCGCAACCCGTTGCGGAAACTCGCGCCAGCCTGTGTCTTGCCGGCCTCAGGTCGTACCTCAAGCAAGGACAGAATACCGAAACCGGTGGCAACTTCAAGTCCTGGACGATCAAGGAGAATGGTTCCGGGTTGCGCTGTCGTTGTCCCTTGTGCGAGTCCAGAACGTAGCACCAGCACTCGCCGGGAGCGAAAGAAGGTGCAAGCACATGGCTTGGGCGAGAGGGCTCGCACCAGATTGTGAAGCTCTGAAGCCGGCCTTTTCCATTGGAGGTACCGCTCTGAGTCGGTCACTTTAGGCGCATGGGTGGCGCAGCACTGTGTCTGCGGCCGGGCCTGGGCGGTTCCTTCCAGAAGTTCGCCAATAGTCTTGGTAACGAGCCGCGCGCCGACATTGGCCAGCCGCAGGCTGAGTTCGCCTGCGGTCTCATCAGGGCCGACCGTGACCGGTTCTTGATTCAGGATATCGCCGGCGTCGACTTCTTCTGTCATGCGGATGACAGTCACACCGGTGGTGGTGCAGCCAGCCATGAGTGCGCGTTGGATCGGTGCGGCTCCGCGATAGGCCGGTAGCAGCGAAGGGTGAAGGTTAATGAAGCCTCGGGCAGGCAGTTTGAGCAGGGCCGGGCCAAGAATGCGGCCATACGCGGTAAGGACCCCTAGATCTGGTCTGAGTTGGGACAGTTCAGCAACAAACCGTGTGTTATTTGGGTCGGGTGGTGCGAGCAGCCGTAACCCCGCGGCCTCGGCCGCACTCCAGATCGGCCCGGGTTCCAGCCTGCGTCCTCTCCCTCTTGGGCGGTTTGGTTGAGTCACCACCGCTGCCAGTTCATGCGGACCCGCGATAAGCAGCTTGAGAAGGGGAACACCGAATTCGGAAGTGCCGAAGAAGACTATCCGCAACGGGGCCCTATGGATGGAAAACCGCTGATGGAAGCCGAGGAACGTCGCCCCTGGTTGTCACCTGTGACTCTTCTCTGAAGTGCTGGCCATTGCTTCCTGGAGCTCTAGCTGTTTCAGTCGGTCAGCCAAGAGCCGGCGTCTGGTTTTACCCAGCAGGTCAACGAACAGGATGCCGTTTAGATGGTCTATTTCGTGGAGGAAGGTCCTGGCCATAAGGCCGGTTGCCTCAAGCTCGACCGGACGGCCATTCTCGTCTAGGCATCTGACGCGGACAAGTTCTGGCCTAGACACCACGTCGTAAACACCGGGTATTGACAGGCAGCCTTCCTCGCGTTCAACTGCGCCCTCGGTTGCAATGACAGTGGGGTTGATCACGCAATAGGGTCTAGCATCAACATCAGCTCCAGCAGGGTTGACCGCAAACACTTGGACTGGTTCGCCAATCTGATTAGCAGCAAGTCCGATACCGTCTTCCTTGACCACCGTAGCCTTGAGTATAGCCATAAGCTGGCGGACGTCATCGGTGAGTTCGGTGACCAAACCACCCTTGGTGCGCAGCACCGGGTTGCCGTAACAGACGACACGCCGCGAACTGGCGGTTTCTTGGTCCATGGTATCTAGTGGACTGGGGTCAGCGGACTGGGCAAACGCTAACCTTTCTGAATGCTGGCGCCACCGGTGATCGATTCCATCGTCTATTGCTGAGCGCCGAGTTTGTAGGAAATCGAGCCTTTGTCCAATTCGATTTCCGTATTCTCAGCGATCTTGACCGTGAAGGTCGCGTCTTTGACGTTGGTGATGATGCCGTGAATGCCACAAGAGGTCACTACCCGGTCCCCGCGTTTTAGTGCCGAAAGCATCTCCTGGTGTTTTTTCTGCCGGCGCTGCTGAGGCAGAATCATCAGGAAGTACAGCACGACGAATATAAGAACGATGGGTAGGAATCCAAGCAGAGAGTTCACACCACCACCGGTCGGTGATGGTTTGGCGGCTGGTTCCTGGGCAAGAGCGACAGAAAACATGCATGCCTCCTTAGCTAAAATAGAGTCGGTGTCTTGTAATGTAGTTGTACACGGCCGTAGATAGGAGATAGCGGACCGATTGGCCACTCGCAAGCCGCGACCGTATCGCGGCCGCGGAAATGTCCACTCCGATACAGGAAAGAAACCGAACTCGAAAAGGACTGTGGCCAGGGAACAACCTCGGTTTCCTGGCCCCGGGACGGCTGACTACGACGAGTCGGGCAAGTCGTGCCAGCGCAGTTGGCTCATGCCAATGGGCTATTTCTTGGTACTGGTCAAAGCCGAGAACGAGATAGAGCGAACCGATACCTGGTGTTCCAGCGAGCGCCCGAAGTGTGTCAATAGTGTATGAGGGGCCGGGCCGTTGGGCTTCGATATCAGAAACCTCAAGTCCGGGCCAGCCGCGCAGGGCCAAGCGCAGCATGGCAAGGCGGTCACGGAACGGTGCGAGTCGTTCCGTCGCTCTCCGTCGCAAACCAGGAGCTGCGCTTCTGATTTCCCGTCTTGGAGTTGGACTGGACTCAGTCGCACTTCTCGGGGTTGGCACGGATTCCGAGCCTGCATCCTCTGGCTTGTGGGGTGGCCGGGGCGAGGGGATGAACAACACCCGGTCAAGTCCGAGCTGGGTTCGAACATCATCAGCAACAAGCACGTGTCCGGGATGAACCGGGTTGAAACTGCCGCCGAAGACACCGGTCCTGGGATTGTAACTAGGCATAGTCTAGTTGAATCGTCTAAGTTCAGCGCGTGCTGCCTGTCTGATCTCCTTTGGGAAGTCACCTGCTTGGAGTGCTTCGAACTCGGCCCGTGCCCGCTCCGACTGACCTGTTTCGCGGCAACAGATGGCGAAGCGCAGCCGGTCGGGGCCGGTCCATTTCTCAATTGGCAGCCCGGTGAGGATGTATTCGTAGTAAGTGAGTGCAGACCGGAATTCCCCAGACCGGAAGTACAGCAGCGCAATGTCGAAGTCGCGGCTGGCTAGGCGACGCATGATGTCGCTGAGTGCGGCTTCTACCTGGGACCGCAGGCCGGAGTCAGGGTAGAGTGCGAGAAACTCT
Encoded here:
- the rpe gene encoding ribulose-phosphate 3-epimerase → MKLSVSILDSNLLELGSELNAVVRAGADAIHLDVMDGHFVPNLSFGVPLAAAVRQAVRIPVHTHLMVREPGRMIPWFLAYSDMVGFHIETSAHVSEDLALIHQAGKKASISLNPDTPLEALRPFLNQVEDILVMSVFPGRGGQEFIPTALDRVRTLRSLLSATGSQALISVDGGVNPSNCRQVAKAGADWLIAGSAIFRSDDYETVVQSLKCYSP
- the def gene encoding peptide deformylase; translation: MDQETASSRRVVCYGNPVLRTKGGLVTELTDDVRQLMAILKATVVKEDGIGLAANQIGEPVQVFAVNPAGADVDARPYCVINPTVIATEGAVEREEGCLSIPGVYDVVSRPELVRVRCLDENGRPVELEATGLMARTFLHEIDHLNGILFVDLLGKTRRRLLADRLKQLELQEAMASTSEKSHR
- a CDS encoding nicotinate-nicotinamide nucleotide adenylyltransferase, with translation MPSYNPRTGVFGGSFNPVHPGHVLVADDVRTQLGLDRVLFIPSPRPPHKPEDAGSESVPTPRSATESSPTPRREIRSAAPGLRRRATERLAPFRDRLAMLRLALRGWPGLEVSDIEAQRPGPSYTIDTLRALAGTPGIGSLYLVLGFDQYQEIAHWHEPTALARLARLVVVSRPGARKPRLFPGHSPFRVRFLSCIGVDISAAAIRSRLASGQSVRYLLSTAVYNYITRHRLYFS
- the ffh gene encoding signal recognition particle protein; protein product: MFEVLSDRFTKLQRRLLGYGRLSSKEITDALREVRTVLLEADVNYRVVGAFIRSVETALRERNIERVLKPGEVINYTLHTELTRLLGSRPTRLDLSASPSVICLVGLQGTGKTTLAGKLARRFASHRPLLVACDPKRPAAAEQLRLVSEQAGCDFLPVNNDVIATCLAGLDQAKSRGNNLVIFDTAGRLHIDDELMTELSAIQDRARPHVTLLVLDGMTGQDAVNQAEAFHQRLRLTGCCITKLDGDTRGGAVVSVRHTTGLPVLFIGTGEKLTDLEEFHPDRIASRILGLGDIKTLVEKMQTTSSPPDQAKTAEKFLKGKFDLDDFLNQLRNMRKMGSMSKLIAMIPGAGSLNVDESELVKVEAMIQSMTPAERQNPDIIDGSRRRRIAEGSGTTVAEVNRLLKEFEASRLLARRLSSGRMPGLRHRR
- the fmt gene encoding methionyl-tRNA formyltransferase → MRIVFFGTSEFGVPLLKLLIAGPHELAAVVTQPNRPRGRGRRLEPGPIWSAAEAAGLRLLAPPDPNNTRFVAELSQLRPDLGVLTAYGRILGPALLKLPARGFINLHPSLLPAYRGAAPIQRALMAGCTTTGVTVIRMTEEVDAGDILNQEPVTVGPDETAGELSLRLANVGARLVTKTIGELLEGTAQARPQTQCCATHAPKVTDSERYLQWKRPASELHNLVRALSPKPCACTFFRSRRVLVLRSGLAQGTTTAQPGTILLDRPGLEVATGFGILSLLEVRPEAGKTQAGASFRNGLRPVPGERFESRDVECK
- a CDS encoding PASTA domain-containing protein; the encoded protein is MVPNVVGMDRAAAIQTITQSGFRLGEVRTVSDPAVPTDRVVAQYPPGGRFSKPGRAIQLDVSRGPDRVTVPDVVGMSLDQAQAELSTAGLLVGEVESLRTPSLPLGRVVAIRPSAGTEAERLTPVVIAVSAPVGSFPMPNLLGVNLETASGILASQGLILGEVRHAPSGEPAGIVLVQYPEEGMPVRDGDTARLIVAAPAQDSTP
- the yajC gene encoding preprotein translocase subunit YajC, coding for MFSVALAQEPAAKPSPTGGGVNSLLGFLPIVLIFVVLYFLMILPQQRRQKKHQEMLSALKRGDRVVTSCGIHGIITNVKDATFTVKIAENTEIELDKGSISYKLGAQQ